A window from Prochlorococcus marinus str. GP2 encodes these proteins:
- a CDS encoding WD40 repeat domain-containing protein, whose amino-acid sequence MPDIEPFSPRGMFHEGWTAEVNDYAIACGWALKGKQFIVGDVAGGIFAFEGDTGKIIWKKENTHSGGLLAMAIHPEGEIFATSGQDGNVQICNCHEGKVIKTLDLGKGWVEHLKWSNDGLFLAIASSKKVYVFNEVGEEKWISEDHPSTVSAITWSNKNELATACYGRVTFFDVVNNKTNQKLEWQGSLVSMELSPDGDIVACGSQDNSVHFWRRSTGMDAEMTGYPSKPSHLSFDDSGKLLATSGSERITVWSFIGNGPEGTMPGELCHHTEPISSLAFSNKGMLVASGSRDGSVVASFLKNDGNGDPVGAAFAGDLVGAISWRPDDCALAAVNAKGVVNVWKFKVRTNLFSKGFK is encoded by the coding sequence ATGCCTGATATAGAACCATTTAGTCCAAGAGGCATGTTCCATGAAGGATGGACAGCTGAAGTTAACGATTACGCCATTGCATGTGGCTGGGCTCTTAAAGGGAAACAATTTATTGTTGGCGACGTGGCAGGAGGTATTTTTGCATTTGAAGGAGATACTGGAAAAATTATTTGGAAAAAAGAAAATACACACTCTGGCGGTCTACTAGCAATGGCAATTCATCCAGAGGGTGAAATTTTTGCAACATCAGGTCAAGATGGGAATGTTCAAATTTGTAATTGTCACGAAGGTAAAGTAATTAAAACTCTTGATCTTGGAAAGGGTTGGGTAGAACACCTCAAGTGGTCTAATGACGGTTTATTTCTAGCCATAGCTTCCTCAAAAAAGGTATATGTTTTTAATGAAGTTGGTGAAGAGAAATGGATCTCAGAAGACCATCCAAGCACAGTAAGTGCAATAACGTGGTCAAATAAAAATGAACTAGCTACTGCTTGCTACGGAAGAGTAACATTCTTTGACGTAGTTAATAATAAAACGAATCAAAAACTCGAGTGGCAAGGATCATTGGTATCAATGGAATTAAGTCCTGATGGAGATATAGTTGCCTGTGGGAGTCAAGACAATTCAGTTCATTTTTGGAGAAGATCAACGGGAATGGATGCAGAGATGACGGGATATCCTAGTAAACCAAGTCATCTTTCTTTTGATGACAGCGGAAAATTACTAGCAACTAGTGGCAGTGAAAGAATTACGGTATGGAGTTTTATAGGAAATGGTCCAGAAGGGACTATGCCAGGAGAGCTATGTCACCATACAGAACCTATTTCGAGTTTAGCCTTTTCAAATAAAGGTATGCTTGTAGCCTCAGGATCTAGGGATGGTTCTGTTGTAGCAAGTTTCCTAAAAAATGATGGTAATGGAGATCCAGTTGGTGCTGCATTCGCCGGAGATTTAGTAGGGGCAATATCTTGGAGACCTGATGATTGCGCACTTGCAGCAGTTAATGCAAAAGGCG